The Gammaproteobacteria bacterium genome has a window encoding:
- a CDS encoding VWA domain-containing protein — translation MFEWAWPLMGLLLPLPWLLRRLLPAVKNQQHAALRVPFFNELQQLTTQQPSTQTTKFNRSPWLAILIWCCLVLAIMRPQWLGEPVATPLTGRDLLMAVDVSGSMEVPDLTLGGESVDRLTVVKVIGGEFIQQRLGDRVGLILFGSQAYLQTPLTHDRHTVTQMLNEAQIGIAGKATAIGDAIGLAIKRLRDRPDQSRVLILLTDGDNTAGEVDPREAARLAAEDNIKIYTIGLGAESMQVPGFFGSRTVNPSADLDEALLSEIAALTGGRYFRAKESAQLSEIYQLLDQLEPSEGESEYYRPREELYLWPLGLALILSLCFAGYRGRSQ, via the coding sequence ATGTTTGAATGGGCCTGGCCACTAATGGGACTGCTACTGCCACTACCGTGGTTATTGCGTCGGCTGCTGCCTGCGGTAAAAAATCAACAGCACGCGGCGCTGCGGGTCCCCTTTTTCAATGAGCTGCAACAACTCACGACACAGCAACCCAGCACTCAAACCACAAAATTCAACCGCTCCCCCTGGCTGGCCATCTTAATCTGGTGTTGCCTGGTTCTTGCGATAATGCGCCCACAATGGCTGGGTGAACCCGTTGCGACCCCACTCACCGGTCGTGACCTGCTGATGGCAGTAGATGTTTCGGGAAGTATGGAGGTGCCCGACCTCACCCTGGGTGGAGAGTCGGTCGATCGCCTCACCGTGGTCAAAGTGATTGGTGGTGAATTTATCCAGCAGCGCCTTGGCGACCGTGTTGGCCTGATACTATTCGGCAGTCAGGCCTACCTGCAAACTCCCCTCACCCACGACCGCCACACGGTGACGCAGATGTTGAACGAGGCGCAAATTGGTATCGCCGGTAAAGCGACTGCCATCGGTGATGCCATTGGGCTGGCAATCAAGCGACTCCGTGACCGCCCCGATCAAAGCCGGGTGTTAATCCTGCTCACAGATGGTGATAACACCGCCGGTGAAGTCGACCCTCGGGAGGCCGCACGACTGGCGGCTGAAGATAATATCAAAATCTACACCATCGGCCTGGGCGCTGAGAGCATGCAGGTGCCTGGCTTTTTTGGTAGCCGCACCGTTAACCCATCCGCTGATCTGGATGAAGCGCTGCTGAGTGAGATTGCAGCGTTAACCGGTGGGCGCTACTTTCGGGCCAAAGAGAGCGCTCAATTGAGTGAAATTTATCAGCTACTCGATCAACTCGAACCCTCTGAGGGAGAGAGTGAATATTATCGCCCCCGTGAAGAGCTATACCTCTGGCCACTGGGTTTGGCACTGATTTTATCACTCTGCTTTGCCGGGTACCGGGGGAGGTCACAGTGA
- a CDS encoding DUF4381 domain-containing protein, protein MNSTLANPTTAPSTDPLAQLRDIHLPEAISGWPPAPGWWLLLATLLLLILLAWLSYRHYQRGAIKRASLRELEQLAHRYPDQPQQLLQQLSQLLRRAALATQPQDGVAGLSGHAWLAFLDDFSDGKPFTQGIGQVLSQAPYQKNTADFEVEPLITLSRHCITHLFKRGSRHV, encoded by the coding sequence ATGAACAGCACGCTGGCAAACCCAACAACCGCACCCTCAACTGACCCTTTGGCACAGCTGCGTGATATTCACCTGCCCGAAGCCATCAGTGGGTGGCCACCCGCACCGGGATGGTGGCTGCTACTGGCCACACTGCTGCTACTTATTTTGCTGGCATGGCTCAGCTACCGCCACTATCAACGGGGTGCAATCAAACGTGCGTCACTGCGTGAGCTAGAGCAACTGGCACACCGCTACCCAGACCAACCACAGCAGTTATTACAGCAGCTTTCACAACTTTTGCGCCGCGCCGCACTGGCCACCCAGCCACAAGACGGTGTGGCGGGGCTTAGCGGCCACGCCTGGCTGGCATTCCTCGATGATTTTAGCGATGGGAAGCCATTTACCCAGGGTATAGGGCAAGTTTTGTCTCAAGCGCCTTATCAAAAGAACACCGCTGATTTTGAGGTAGAGCCACTGATCACCCTAAGCCGCCACTGTATTACTCATCTATTCAAGCGGGGGAGCCGTCATGTTTGA
- a CDS encoding DUF58 domain-containing protein — MLDLKRSIKELFRGTPRATTTREPLHLTQQALLALRHHAKLLISQKPRQVRSAQSGGYLSRFRGRGTEFDEVRPYLPGDDTRDIDWRVSARTGRTYTKLFREERECPLLISLDLRRPMHFGSRVTFKSFQAIQAATLLAWLGEHRGDRIGLSLFNEAHHHELRPKRGQKAVLQLINLMLAHQLAVTDKGQKCSLESQLLRLQAISKTGSRLYIISDFHDLDALTLQHLRSLARHNEVVCLFIYDPLESHLPEQGYYTVSDGQQRLTLSSNAKLASAFHQRFEQRQQALQALAKSQVIKLTTIATDDTLFDKLRGFAQ; from the coding sequence ATGCTCGACTTAAAAAGAAGCATAAAAGAGCTGTTTCGCGGAACACCCCGTGCCACGACTACCCGCGAGCCACTGCACTTAACACAACAAGCTCTGCTGGCGCTGCGTCATCACGCCAAACTACTCATCAGCCAGAAGCCACGCCAGGTTCGCTCTGCCCAGTCGGGGGGCTATTTATCACGCTTTCGTGGCCGGGGCACTGAGTTTGATGAAGTGCGCCCCTATCTGCCGGGTGATGATACCCGTGATATCGACTGGCGTGTTTCGGCACGTACTGGCCGCACCTATACCAAGCTGTTTCGTGAAGAGCGGGAGTGCCCACTATTAATCTCCCTTGATCTGCGCCGCCCGATGCACTTCGGCAGTCGGGTCACTTTTAAATCTTTCCAGGCGATACAGGCCGCCACGTTACTCGCCTGGCTAGGTGAGCACCGTGGTGACCGGATTGGCCTCTCTCTTTTCAACGAAGCACACCACCATGAGCTACGCCCCAAGCGAGGCCAAAAAGCGGTGCTACAGCTCATCAACTTGATGCTAGCACACCAGCTGGCGGTTACCGATAAGGGCCAAAAATGCTCCCTTGAGAGCCAACTACTGCGCCTGCAAGCGATCAGCAAAACTGGCAGCCGCCTCTATATCATCAGTGATTTCCATGACCTGGATGCGCTAACCCTTCAACACCTGCGCAGCCTTGCCCGCCACAACGAAGTGGTCTGTCTGTTTATATACGACCCACTGGAGTCTCATCTGCCTGAACAGGGCTACTATACCGTAAGCGATGGCCAGCAACGCTTAACGCTCAGTAGCAACGCCAAACTGGCCAGTGCATTTCACCAGCGATTCGAACAACGCCAGCAGGCGCTACAAGCGCTAGCAAAAAGCCAAGTGATTAAACTGACAACCATTGCCACCGACGACACGCTGTTTGATAAGTTGAGAGGCTTTGCACAATGA